The Helianthus annuus cultivar XRQ/B chromosome 16, HanXRQr2.0-SUNRISE, whole genome shotgun sequence genome includes a window with the following:
- the LOC110892368 gene encoding uncharacterized protein LOC110892368, giving the protein MEEGKFLGFVITKDGFMANPEKVQVIERMPSPSTIKEMQKLVGRLAALNRFLANHAAKSFPFIKTLRNCVKKNQFLWTLEAEHAFREIKDCLIRLPTLTAPMKGEPLVMYLSALEKVVGAVLLVDRQGVQTHQYFANHVIHVLTNYNIGNILTSPEISGRLAKWAIELGGHNVVFRPRPAIKGQVLADFLTEVPYDKDRECKAMEKAEKQYSEEPWLLYTDGASNEDRAGAGLRLVSPEKHEITYAIQLDFKITNNEAEYEAFLAGLRLAIKMGVKHIEAHAGSMLVAGQINGQYDAKGDVMALSENKPADALSKLALTSFQHLAKDVRIEVLSNPSVPLRQVNVIQLGATSWMTPIIMYLQSEILPENKVEARKIQYKSEHYQMSNGIPYRKSYLGPLLRCVDPEDANYLIREVHEGICGIHVGPRMVVAKVTNVGYY; this is encoded by the exons ATGGAGGAAGGGAAGTTCTTGGGTTTTGTCATTACCAAAGATGGGTTCATGGCCAATCCCGAGAAAGTGCAAGTGATAGAGAGGATGCCTTCCCCGTCAACAATAAAAGAAATGCAGAAGTTGGTAGGACGTTTAGCAGCATTAAATCGTTTCCTTGCCAATCACGCAGCAAAATCGTTTCCATTCATTAAAACCCTTCGCAACTGCGTAAAGAAAAACCAGTTTTTATGGACTCTAGAAGCAGAACATGCGTTCCGAGAAATTAAAGACTGTCTGATACGCCTACCAACGCTAACAGCTCCAATGAAAGGCGAACCGTTGGTCATGTACTTGTCGGCTTTAGAGAAAGTAGTAGGAGCAGTTCTACTAGTCGATCGACAAGGCGTACAAACACACCA ATACTTTGCTAACCATGTCATACACGTTCTGACAAATTACAACATCGGCAACATCCTCACAAGTCCGGAGATATCAGGCAGATTAGCAAAGTGGGCTATCGAGTTGGGGGGCCATAACGTGGTTTTCAGACCAAGGCCAGCGATCAAAGGTCAGGTGCTAGCTGATTTCCTCACAGAGGTACCTTACGATAAAGACAGAGAATGCAAAGCAATGGAGAAGGCAGAAAAACAATACTCGGAGGAGCCATGGCTATTATATACAGATGGCGCATCTAATGAAGATAGAGCGGGTGCAGGACTAAGGTTGGTAAGTCCAGAAAAGCACGAGATCACATACGCCATTCAGCTGGACTTCAAAATCACAAACAATGAGGCCGAGTATGAAGCTTTTCTTGCTGGCTTGCGGCTGGCAATCAAGATGGGGGTTAAACACATAGAAGCACACGCAGGTTCAATGCTCGTGGCTGGGCAGATCAATGGTCAGTATGATGCCAAGGGAGACGTCATGGCACT aagtgaaaacaaaccaGCAGATGCACTGAGCAAACTCGCGTTAACTAGTTTCCAACATCTGGCTAAAGACGTGCGCATTGAAGTTCTAAGCAATCCATCAGTCCCATTGAGGCAGGTAAACGTCATCCAGCTTGGGGCAACATCCTGGATGACTCCGATTATCATGTATCTCCAATCTGAAATTTTACCCGAAAACAAAGTTGAAGCAAGAAAGATACAATACAAGTCTGAACATTACCAAATGTCTAATGGCATCCCGTATAGAAAGTCATACCTTGgaccactactacgatgcgtagATCCAGAAGATGCCAACTACTTAATCCGCGAAGTACACGAAGGCATCTGTGGCATTCACGTAGGCCCAAGAATGGTAGTAGCAAAGGTGACGAACGTAGGCTACTACTAG